The window AAGCAATCAAAGAGGATCTTCAGGGAAAGGGTGTGAAGTATTGCATCGGCGCTTACGTGGATATCCACGGTGTTCCCAAGGGAAAAGTGGTGCCCATCTCGCACTTTGAAAGTTTTGCTTCGGGTTCGGAGCTTTACACGGGCTACGCGCTCGACGGCCTCGGTCAGAGCCCCAACGACGATGAGATCGCCTCCGTGCCTGATCTGGAGCGAGGCATTCAGCTTCCCTGGCAAAAGGAAGTCGCCTGGTTCCCGGCAGACAATACCTATCACGGCGAGTCTTATCCGCTGAATACGCGCAATGTCTTGAAGAGCGTTCTCGCCCGTGCGGCGGAGAAGGGCTGGAAGTTCAATCTCGGCATCGAATGCGAGGTGTACTTTCTTAAGCTAACAGACGACGGCAGACTCGAGGTTGCTAACAAGGACGACAACCTTTCCAAGGCCGCCTACGATGTGAAGCGGTTCCTTGATAGCTATCCCATGCTGGACGAAATCGCCGGGTACATCGACGACCTGGGCTGGGGGCTGTATTCCTTTGACCACGAGGATGGCCACGGGCAGTTCGAGTTTGATTTTGGCTATTCCGATGCGCTGACCATGTGCGACCGCTACATCTTCTTCCGCTATATGGCGAAGCAGGTCGCGGCGAAGTATGGACTCATCGCCACCTTCATGCCGAAGCCCTTCGGCGACAAGACGGGCAATGGGGCGCATTTCAATATGTCGCTTGCCAGCCTGGAAACCGGCGAAAATCTCTTCAAGCAGGCGGATCGCAGCGACCCGTACAGCCTCGGGCTGTCCGCGCTGGGCTATCAGTTTACCGCTGGCATCCTGCGCCACGGCCAGGCCCTTTGCGCGGCTTGGGCTCCAACGGTGAACAGCTACAAGCGCCTCGTGCGCCGCGGCCTTATGGGCTACTACTCGTGGGCTCCGGTCTTTAACTCGTTCGGCACCAACAATCGCACCAACTCGGTCCGCATCCCCATGGCGGGAGGACGGGTGGAATCGCGCAATGCCGACTCGAGCTGCAATCCCTATCTCGCCGCCGCCCTCGCGCTTGCTGCCGGGCTTGAGGGCATCGAGCAACAGCTCGATCCCGGGCCGCCGCGCACGGAAAATCTTTATGAACACACGGATGCCGAACTCGCTGAACTCGGTGTCCAGCATCTGCCCAGATCGCTCGGCGAGGCTGTTGCGGCCTTCGATCGCGACCCATTCGTCGAGCAGATTCTCGGGGCGGAACTGAAGAAGGAATTTATCACTTACAAATCCGCGGAGTGGGAGGAGTACAACCTCACTGTCACGCCGTGGGAAATTCATAAATACGCCCGCCTGTACTGACCCATGCGCTCAAAGAAAGTCCTGTTCGTCCAACACGGAGATACCGATAAACCCGGCCTGCTCGGTGAAGTTCTCACCCAGCGAGGCATCAGCCTTGATGTCTTGAGGTCCGACCTCGGCCAGCAGGTTC of the Terrimicrobium sacchariphilum genome contains:
- the glnT gene encoding type III glutamate--ammonia ligase — its product is MSDVKAIKEDLQGKGVKYCIGAYVDIHGVPKGKVVPISHFESFASGSELYTGYALDGLGQSPNDDEIASVPDLERGIQLPWQKEVAWFPADNTYHGESYPLNTRNVLKSVLARAAEKGWKFNLGIECEVYFLKLTDDGRLEVANKDDNLSKAAYDVKRFLDSYPMLDEIAGYIDDLGWGLYSFDHEDGHGQFEFDFGYSDALTMCDRYIFFRYMAKQVAAKYGLIATFMPKPFGDKTGNGAHFNMSLASLETGENLFKQADRSDPYSLGLSALGYQFTAGILRHGQALCAAWAPTVNSYKRLVRRGLMGYYSWAPVFNSFGTNNRTNSVRIPMAGGRVESRNADSSCNPYLAAALALAAGLEGIEQQLDPGPPRTENLYEHTDAELAELGVQHLPRSLGEAVAAFDRDPFVEQILGAELKKEFITYKSAEWEEYNLTVTPWEIHKYARLY